Proteins from a single region of Hordeum vulgare subsp. vulgare chromosome 6H, MorexV3_pseudomolecules_assembly, whole genome shotgun sequence:
- the LOC123404227 gene encoding receptor-like serine/threonine-protein kinase NCRK isoform X1 has translation MMDLHMKLLLASLSCALLIQGASCDTTAGGTGATSWTCVCAAHPLGEANSNSSLSSSCDSSCHCLRDENAGTGSWNCSCRSDKALQEEEHAVVHSGSCFTSCNCTSGGSEQGRKHFSSKTVIATLLVCVVLTTVAFVGTTAYYFRRKDAFSPRSRMHSLDKYASWSSRSNLVSHRSSPLTQLKPKPGLSVIKGYLCSCPLVSRSEDGPFPGVVLRFSYAELDHATGKFSDEQLIGVGGTSKVYRGQLADGKVVAVKKLRPLGGADEDYEFLSEIELLSRLNHCHVVPLLGYCSERQGRQLERLLVFECMTNGNLRECLDDLNRKPMDWATRVGVALGAARGLEYLHEAAAPRILHRDIKSTNILLDDRFRARITDLGMAKCLMNDGVTSCSSSPARMLGTFGYFAPEYAIVGKASLKSDVFSFGVVVLELITGRQPVHKRGGGGAGGADESLVMWATSRLRDSRLVVAELPDPALKGAFPPEEMQIMAHLARECLQWDPEARPTMTEVVQILSTIAPLADKRRRHHLPAAAAAFVPGFRAERPQECSAWQDGDDGRRRDHLHGGNGSSAKGAGVSGEVAVDFGTPATMMMTAMGRSWRSAEQEEVDLTEPRLETFTQPTTATSLYR, from the exons ATGATGGATCTCCACATGAAGCTTCTCCTGGCCTCCCTCAGCTGCGCACTTCTGATACAAGGAGCATCCTGTG ATACTACCGCAGGAGGGACTGGAGCGACAAGCTGGACTTGTGTATGCGCCGCTCATCCACTTGGCGAAGCTAACTCCAACAGCAGCCTGTCATCCAGTTGCGACTCCTCGTGCCACTGCCTACGGG ATGAAAACGCCGGCACAGGGTCATGGAACTGCTCGTGCCGATCCGACAAGGCCCTTCAGGAAGAAGAACATGCCGTGGTGCACAGCGGGAGTTGCTTCACTTCCTGTAACTGCACGTCCG GAGGTTCTGAACAAGGGAGGAAGCATTTCTCTAGCAAAACAGTCATTGCAACACTCCTGGTATGTGTGGTTCTCACCACTGTCGCCTTTGTCGGCACGACGGCGTACTACTTCCGCCGCAAGGACGCGTTCTCCCCGCGTTCCCGGATGCACTCTCTCGATAAGTACGCTAGCTGGAGCAGCAGATCGAACCTCGTCAGCCATCGGTCGTCTCCCCTTACCCAGCTGAAACCCAAACCGGGGCTCAGTGTCATCAAAG GGTATTTGTGCAGCTGCCCGCTCGTCTCCCGGAGCGAAGACGGCCCATTCCCCGGCGTGGTTCTCCGGTTCTCCTACGCGGAGTTGGACCACGCAACCGGGAAATTCTCCGACGAACAGCTCATCGGCGTCGGCGGGACGAGCAAGGTGTATCGTGGCcagctcgcagacggcaaagtcGTAGCCGTGAAGAAGCTTCGTCCCCTTGGAGGCGCGGACGAGGACTACGAGTTCCTGTCAGAG ATCGAGCTGCTATCGCGACTGAACCATTGCCACGTGGTGCCATTGCTGGGGTACTGCTCGGAGCGGCAGGGGCGGCAGCTGGAGCGGCTGCTGGTGTTCGAGTGCATGACCAACGGCAACCTGCGGGAGTGCCTGGACGACCTCAACAGGAAGCCCATGGACTGGGCGACGCGCGTCGGCGTGGCGCTGGGCGCGGCGAGGGGCCTGGAGTACCTCCACGAGGCGGCGGCGCCGCGCATCCTCCACCGGGACATCAAGTCCACCAACATCCTGCTGGACGACCGGTTCAGGGCCCGGATCACGGACCTGGGCATGGCCAAGTGCCTGATGAACGACGGCGTGACGAGCTGCTCCAGCTCGCCGGCGCGCATGCTGGGCACCTTCGGGTACTTCGCGCCCGAGTACGCCATCGTCGGCAAGGCGTCGCTCAAGTCGGACGTGTTCAGCTTCGGCGTGGTGGTGCTGGAGCTCATCACCGGCCGGCAGCCGGTGCACaagaggggcggcggtggcgccgGTGGCGCGGACGAGAGCCTGGTGATGTGGGCGACGTCGCGGCTGCGGGACAGCAggctggtggtggcggagctGCCGGACCCGGCGCTCAAGGGCGCGTTCCCGCCCGAGGAGATGCAGATCATGGCGCACCTCGCCAGGGAGTGCCTGCAGTGGGACCCCGAGGCCAGGCCCACCATGACCGAGGTCGTCCAGATCCTCTCCACCATCGCGCCCCTCGCCGacaagcgccgccgccaccacctgcccGCCGCGGCAGCCGCATTCGTCCCGGGGTTCCGTGCCGAGCGGCCGCAGGAGTGCTCGGCGTGGCAGGACGGCGACGACGGCCGTCGCCGCGATCACCTGCATGGAGGGAACGGTAGCAGTGCCAAGGGCGCCGGCGTGTCCGGAGAGGTCGCGGTGGACTTCGGCACAccggcgacgatgatgatgacggcgatggGGCGGAGCTGGCGGTCGGCGGAGCAGGAGGAGGTGGACCTGACGGAGCCGCGGCTGGAGACTTTCACGcagccgacgacggcgacgagccTCTACAGGTGA
- the LOC123404227 gene encoding receptor-like serine/threonine-protein kinase NCRK isoform X2 translates to MMDLHMKLLLASLSCALLIQGASCGGTGATSWTCVCAAHPLGEANSNSSLSSSCDSSCHCLRDENAGTGSWNCSCRSDKALQEEEHAVVHSGSCFTSCNCTSGGSEQGRKHFSSKTVIATLLVCVVLTTVAFVGTTAYYFRRKDAFSPRSRMHSLDKYASWSSRSNLVSHRSSPLTQLKPKPGLSVIKGYLCSCPLVSRSEDGPFPGVVLRFSYAELDHATGKFSDEQLIGVGGTSKVYRGQLADGKVVAVKKLRPLGGADEDYEFLSEIELLSRLNHCHVVPLLGYCSERQGRQLERLLVFECMTNGNLRECLDDLNRKPMDWATRVGVALGAARGLEYLHEAAAPRILHRDIKSTNILLDDRFRARITDLGMAKCLMNDGVTSCSSSPARMLGTFGYFAPEYAIVGKASLKSDVFSFGVVVLELITGRQPVHKRGGGGAGGADESLVMWATSRLRDSRLVVAELPDPALKGAFPPEEMQIMAHLARECLQWDPEARPTMTEVVQILSTIAPLADKRRRHHLPAAAAAFVPGFRAERPQECSAWQDGDDGRRRDHLHGGNGSSAKGAGVSGEVAVDFGTPATMMMTAMGRSWRSAEQEEVDLTEPRLETFTQPTTATSLYR, encoded by the exons ATGATGGATCTCCACATGAAGCTTCTCCTGGCCTCCCTCAGCTGCGCACTTCTGATACAAGGAGCATCCTGTG GAGGGACTGGAGCGACAAGCTGGACTTGTGTATGCGCCGCTCATCCACTTGGCGAAGCTAACTCCAACAGCAGCCTGTCATCCAGTTGCGACTCCTCGTGCCACTGCCTACGGG ATGAAAACGCCGGCACAGGGTCATGGAACTGCTCGTGCCGATCCGACAAGGCCCTTCAGGAAGAAGAACATGCCGTGGTGCACAGCGGGAGTTGCTTCACTTCCTGTAACTGCACGTCCG GAGGTTCTGAACAAGGGAGGAAGCATTTCTCTAGCAAAACAGTCATTGCAACACTCCTGGTATGTGTGGTTCTCACCACTGTCGCCTTTGTCGGCACGACGGCGTACTACTTCCGCCGCAAGGACGCGTTCTCCCCGCGTTCCCGGATGCACTCTCTCGATAAGTACGCTAGCTGGAGCAGCAGATCGAACCTCGTCAGCCATCGGTCGTCTCCCCTTACCCAGCTGAAACCCAAACCGGGGCTCAGTGTCATCAAAG GGTATTTGTGCAGCTGCCCGCTCGTCTCCCGGAGCGAAGACGGCCCATTCCCCGGCGTGGTTCTCCGGTTCTCCTACGCGGAGTTGGACCACGCAACCGGGAAATTCTCCGACGAACAGCTCATCGGCGTCGGCGGGACGAGCAAGGTGTATCGTGGCcagctcgcagacggcaaagtcGTAGCCGTGAAGAAGCTTCGTCCCCTTGGAGGCGCGGACGAGGACTACGAGTTCCTGTCAGAG ATCGAGCTGCTATCGCGACTGAACCATTGCCACGTGGTGCCATTGCTGGGGTACTGCTCGGAGCGGCAGGGGCGGCAGCTGGAGCGGCTGCTGGTGTTCGAGTGCATGACCAACGGCAACCTGCGGGAGTGCCTGGACGACCTCAACAGGAAGCCCATGGACTGGGCGACGCGCGTCGGCGTGGCGCTGGGCGCGGCGAGGGGCCTGGAGTACCTCCACGAGGCGGCGGCGCCGCGCATCCTCCACCGGGACATCAAGTCCACCAACATCCTGCTGGACGACCGGTTCAGGGCCCGGATCACGGACCTGGGCATGGCCAAGTGCCTGATGAACGACGGCGTGACGAGCTGCTCCAGCTCGCCGGCGCGCATGCTGGGCACCTTCGGGTACTTCGCGCCCGAGTACGCCATCGTCGGCAAGGCGTCGCTCAAGTCGGACGTGTTCAGCTTCGGCGTGGTGGTGCTGGAGCTCATCACCGGCCGGCAGCCGGTGCACaagaggggcggcggtggcgccgGTGGCGCGGACGAGAGCCTGGTGATGTGGGCGACGTCGCGGCTGCGGGACAGCAggctggtggtggcggagctGCCGGACCCGGCGCTCAAGGGCGCGTTCCCGCCCGAGGAGATGCAGATCATGGCGCACCTCGCCAGGGAGTGCCTGCAGTGGGACCCCGAGGCCAGGCCCACCATGACCGAGGTCGTCCAGATCCTCTCCACCATCGCGCCCCTCGCCGacaagcgccgccgccaccacctgcccGCCGCGGCAGCCGCATTCGTCCCGGGGTTCCGTGCCGAGCGGCCGCAGGAGTGCTCGGCGTGGCAGGACGGCGACGACGGCCGTCGCCGCGATCACCTGCATGGAGGGAACGGTAGCAGTGCCAAGGGCGCCGGCGTGTCCGGAGAGGTCGCGGTGGACTTCGGCACAccggcgacgatgatgatgacggcgatggGGCGGAGCTGGCGGTCGGCGGAGCAGGAGGAGGTGGACCTGACGGAGCCGCGGCTGGAGACTTTCACGcagccgacgacggcgacgagccTCTACAGGTGA